One Candidatus Desulfarcum epimagneticum genomic window carries:
- a CDS encoding conserved hypothetical protein (Evidence 4 : Unknown function but conserved in other organisms), whose translation MSNKQSGTGRLPRNFHRTFKPERHYINALMRFAASGKSGDLQAIAGETGIPMGSSSGKAPAIIDYCRGMRLIKLAPGPEKSSIKVPELTEFGRVLLLEDPFLKLPISQWLSHFNLCNSITGADVWYQVFFHGAQALGQKFDRDRLETHLKIIYGPQSERLIGPIIGMYEDEAAFKLCGALKGGDGLILKNPAPVLDELCRGYGAWILQLINDFFPGQQQVSVTDLDKVAGWRIIPGWSVSSAMTVLEILEQKAMVTVDRHMEPWLIQPTIAVDEAWRNVYSDMI comes from the coding sequence ATGAGTAACAAGCAGAGCGGAACCGGCCGTCTACCGAGAAATTTTCATAGAACGTTTAAACCAGAGCGGCATTATATAAACGCCTTGATGCGATTTGCCGCATCAGGAAAATCTGGAGACCTCCAAGCCATTGCAGGTGAGACAGGGATTCCAATGGGAAGCTCTAGCGGAAAAGCCCCGGCAATTATAGATTATTGCAGAGGAATGCGGTTAATTAAACTCGCTCCAGGTCCAGAAAAATCGAGCATTAAAGTTCCGGAATTGACAGAGTTTGGAAGAGTGCTTCTTCTTGAGGATCCTTTTCTTAAGCTTCCTATTAGTCAATGGCTTTCTCACTTTAATTTATGTAATTCCATCACAGGCGCTGATGTCTGGTATCAGGTTTTTTTTCATGGGGCGCAAGCATTAGGGCAAAAGTTTGATAGAGATCGTTTGGAAACGCATTTAAAAATTATTTATGGCCCACAAAGTGAAAGATTAATTGGTCCCATCATCGGGATGTATGAAGATGAAGCGGCGTTTAAACTCTGTGGCGCTCTTAAGGGGGGTGATGGGCTTATTTTAAAGAATCCAGCGCCTGTTTTGGATGAACTCTGCCGAGGATATGGCGCTTGGATACTGCAATTAATAAATGATTTTTTCCCTGGGCAGCAACAGGTCTCGGTTACCGATTTAGATAAAGTTGCTGGTTGGCGAATTATACCGGGCTGGTCTGTGTCTTCAGCCATGACAGTATTGGAAATTTTAGAGCAAAAGGCAATGGTCACTGTGGATAGACATATGGAGCCCTGGTTAATCCAGCCAACAATCGCCGTTGATGAAGCATGGCGGAATGTTTATTCGGATATGATTTAA
- a CDS encoding conserved hypothetical protein (Evidence 4 : Unknown function but conserved in other organisms) has protein sequence MVNLLADIVEFRGDRLFNGAVNIEWFTADESKAQIASEAFVFHGPKYHGVSQEDIGDGHSHKLIDSASFAQAVIRRCYGLEDQPFTLAIAGYGTGKSHLGLTLAQLVSDPHGNISERIVSSIKSADSEIGHDIKLNLKEASQPCLAITLNGMRGFDLSAEITRQVSTLLKKDGHSTAMLDELRPRFGQAVSLIEMSNATVQEELIHASQVESVEFLTQALENHDEQLYALVHDFFSDRGMPIRALAGETVRDVIDIVVREYCGREKPYRSLLILFDEFGKYTEFATERSQIAGSGALQDLFEAVQANSNSVNFVGFIQFELNAYIQRVAPEYKNEILRYVTRYQSANKLYLSINLETLIANLLKKKQTERFIEYFDSESANNTSKDIMTNLAKWFPGATNHRLWTDTKLFHSVIRQGCWPLSPYATWLLFYLASVGKHLQERSALSLLGNTFTKFAKMSLEKGLDWSINAVDLWSDDLEKDLVISEETGQQGSITLSYATVMARHGGRLSTEQRKLLRAIVLASKLGLVSTDKNEAVFALAELCSMPELRVTSEIKLLQEDYNVIEWDDAFNAFDILGDAVPRTQFLSFIRQRVASAYDEHGKAVLFASRAAEWCDLLADIDTDFAEENRIYTREWRFSAVTSNLDFLEQQIKMAADQWMSAIAVDQPKGTVIYTYVEPNRVQENVMSSVRRLLKKASREAGVSAIPILVVILHDMNGNLGQFLSEYGVLEEINETEKSKFGNLVSAHQEKLLKSIRESIDSLIKKRLYATAINEEMGIQRLSRVGTQLFEKIYKKAITFPFDGFSTARGNAANTCHELTHELMHGKLDFNGITAKPVDVKNRATKVLRDTWGIFNKNGSISRRPSLSVIRSLTEKWDSILSNEGKLSITHAVKGLCQPPYGANIASAGLFLGVFMAPRYDKLVVMKNGSQIGTSQWLQEKLFRGKYLSLTALKSVDFLLLEEASSEWDTLLDEWEQSEDYLSRINYLKRSIELKERSPIPPLLVYREESLRQSALEANAEVKKIEKIRDEAWRKIEKSERFFDCSLVLWAADMLKESLDKMTNEMPLWVEEQIEEIEKDYISARQYTIQLFPDWVKLQSPSSDSPTAIGDFKHKMLRVFGKKFKRIGLEEEFNQIESHTQKSIKNAELIADAKETARHIQGWIDEHSNEQRIIRIAEVRSFKDKGREYSKTLSKYEKRVNIPEISVLREPLVNVIQRFEAEEKKIFDRASALWDSTIETDQDMDRLSAEVDSLINAFDGLENDLEDLLSMKKALRLYKDCYKQMGDEALSWSDFDRLSKEFVAEYEGLLEEDELPWASEEVVLIFQKQFRWLRESKSKVWIQNWIDRVKNVESMTAKQANEFMSELIKTPTFLTDDHKKQLAGIVEKVDNHLNNLSVEWLVEKFKELSKDRKLQFLETIKHLLN, from the coding sequence ATGGTAAATCTACTTGCTGATATTGTTGAATTCAGAGGAGACAGACTGTTTAATGGCGCTGTTAATATTGAGTGGTTTACTGCAGATGAATCAAAGGCCCAAATTGCAAGTGAAGCATTCGTTTTTCATGGCCCTAAATATCATGGGGTGAGTCAGGAAGATATTGGTGATGGGCATAGCCATAAACTCATTGATTCTGCCAGCTTTGCTCAGGCCGTGATTAGAAGATGTTACGGCTTGGAAGATCAACCCTTTACTCTTGCCATTGCGGGGTATGGAACAGGTAAGTCTCACCTTGGTTTGACTTTAGCACAACTGGTTAGTGATCCTCATGGAAACATTAGCGAACGTATCGTTTCTTCTATAAAATCAGCTGATTCTGAAATTGGTCATGATATAAAGCTCAACTTAAAAGAAGCATCACAACCTTGTCTGGCCATTACTTTGAATGGTATGAGAGGTTTTGATTTATCCGCTGAAATTACGCGTCAAGTCTCCACTCTTTTGAAAAAAGACGGCCATTCAACAGCCATGTTGGATGAACTAAGACCCCGTTTCGGTCAGGCGGTCTCCTTGATCGAGATGTCCAATGCTACAGTACAAGAAGAGCTGATCCATGCGTCTCAAGTAGAATCGGTTGAGTTCCTGACTCAGGCGTTAGAGAATCATGATGAACAGTTATATGCGCTTGTGCATGATTTTTTTTCCGATAGGGGAATGCCGATAAGGGCCTTGGCTGGGGAAACTGTCAGGGATGTAATTGATATCGTTGTCCGAGAATATTGCGGTAGAGAAAAACCGTATCGGTCTCTACTGATTCTATTTGACGAGTTTGGAAAGTATACGGAATTTGCTACAGAAAGAAGTCAAATTGCCGGAAGTGGCGCATTGCAGGATCTTTTTGAAGCTGTCCAGGCAAACTCAAACTCTGTAAATTTTGTTGGGTTTATTCAATTTGAATTAAACGCTTATATCCAACGCGTCGCGCCAGAATATAAAAATGAGATCCTCAGGTATGTAACTCGTTATCAATCAGCAAATAAGCTTTATTTATCAATCAACTTAGAGACTCTAATTGCCAATCTGCTGAAAAAAAAACAGACAGAACGTTTCATAGAATATTTTGATAGTGAAAGCGCGAATAACACATCAAAAGATATCATGACCAATTTGGCAAAATGGTTTCCAGGCGCTACAAACCACCGATTATGGACCGACACAAAGTTATTTCATTCCGTAATCAGGCAGGGATGTTGGCCCCTGTCTCCCTATGCCACATGGTTATTGTTTTATCTTGCCTCGGTCGGAAAACATCTCCAGGAAAGATCAGCCTTATCTCTTTTAGGCAATACTTTTACCAAATTTGCTAAGATGTCCTTGGAAAAAGGGTTAGATTGGTCGATTAACGCTGTCGATTTGTGGTCCGATGATTTGGAAAAAGATTTGGTTATTTCTGAAGAAACAGGGCAGCAAGGTTCTATCACTCTTTCTTATGCTACGGTCATGGCGCGACATGGTGGCCGCTTATCCACAGAGCAGAGAAAACTACTAAGGGCTATTGTCCTTGCTTCAAAACTTGGCTTAGTATCGACGGATAAAAATGAAGCGGTCTTTGCTCTTGCTGAGCTTTGCTCTATGCCAGAACTTCGGGTAACATCTGAAATAAAATTACTCCAAGAAGATTATAACGTAATCGAATGGGATGATGCTTTTAACGCTTTTGATATTCTTGGAGATGCTGTCCCTAGGACACAATTTTTATCGTTCATTAGACAGAGAGTCGCAAGCGCCTATGATGAGCATGGGAAAGCGGTTCTTTTTGCCAGCCGAGCTGCAGAATGGTGTGATCTTCTTGCAGATATTGATACGGACTTCGCAGAAGAAAATAGAATTTATACGCGTGAATGGCGATTTTCTGCTGTCACATCTAATCTCGATTTTTTAGAACAGCAGATTAAAATGGCTGCAGATCAATGGATGTCTGCGATTGCTGTTGATCAGCCCAAGGGAACTGTCATCTATACCTATGTCGAGCCTAATCGGGTACAGGAAAATGTGATGTCCAGTGTCCGAAGGCTTCTGAAAAAAGCTTCGCGTGAAGCAGGTGTCTCAGCCATACCTATATTAGTTGTCATTTTACATGACATGAACGGGAACCTTGGTCAATTTTTGTCTGAATATGGGGTGTTGGAGGAAATCAACGAAACAGAAAAGTCAAAATTTGGTAATCTGGTTAGCGCGCATCAAGAAAAACTCCTTAAATCCATCCGAGAATCAATTGATTCGCTTATTAAAAAACGCTTGTATGCAACAGCGATTAACGAAGAGATGGGAATACAGCGGTTAAGTCGAGTTGGAACTCAACTATTTGAAAAAATTTATAAAAAAGCCATTACCTTCCCCTTTGACGGATTCAGTACAGCCCGAGGGAATGCCGCAAACACATGCCATGAATTAACTCATGAATTGATGCATGGAAAGCTTGATTTCAATGGAATAACAGCCAAACCGGTTGATGTTAAAAATAGGGCTACAAAGGTTTTAAGGGATACATGGGGCATTTTTAATAAAAACGGTAGTATTTCTCGAAGGCCGTCCCTTTCAGTAATTAGGTCCCTTACCGAAAAATGGGATTCTATTTTATCCAATGAGGGCAAACTGTCGATTACACATGCTGTGAAAGGCCTTTGTCAACCACCATATGGGGCAAATATTGCTTCAGCTGGATTGTTTTTAGGCGTATTCATGGCGCCACGTTATGACAAATTGGTTGTCATGAAAAATGGAAGCCAGATAGGAACGTCACAATGGCTTCAGGAAAAACTCTTCCGGGGTAAATACCTTAGTCTAACAGCATTAAAGAGTGTAGACTTTCTTTTGCTGGAGGAAGCTTCTTCTGAGTGGGATACACTTTTAGATGAATGGGAACAAAGTGAGGATTATTTATCCCGTATTAATTATCTCAAACGCTCAATAGAGCTGAAAGAGAGAAGCCCAATCCCTCCGTTGTTGGTTTATAGGGAAGAGAGTCTCAGACAATCTGCTCTTGAAGCCAACGCAGAAGTAAAGAAAATTGAAAAAATAAGAGATGAAGCTTGGCGCAAAATAGAAAAAAGCGAAAGGTTTTTCGATTGTTCCTTAGTTTTATGGGCTGCTGATATGTTGAAAGAATCCCTGGACAAAATGACAAATGAGATGCCCTTATGGGTAGAGGAACAAATTGAAGAGATTGAAAAAGATTACATAAGCGCTCGACAATATACCATTCAGCTATTTCCAGATTGGGTTAAACTTCAATCTCCATCTTCTGACTCGCCTACAGCAATAGGCGATTTTAAACACAAAATGCTTCGAGTTTTTGGTAAAAAATTTAAGCGGATAGGGTTGGAAGAAGAATTTAATCAAATCGAATCTCATACCCAAAAGTCTATAAAAAACGCTGAATTGATTGCCGATGCAAAAGAAACCGCTAGGCATATACAAGGTTGGATAGACGAACACAGTAATGAACAGAGAATAATACGAATTGCGGAGGTAAGATCTTTTAAAGACAAAGGGCGTGAATATTCAAAAACGTTGTCAAAGTATGAAAAAAGGGTAAATATTCCTGAAATTAGTGTGTTAAGAGAACCTCTTGTTAATGTCATTCAACGGTTTGAGGCTGAAGAGAAGAAAATCTTTGATCGGGCATCGGCCTTGTGGGATTCAACAATTGAAACGGACCAGGATATGGATCGACTTTCAGCCGAGGTTGATTCACTAATTAATGCTTTCGATGGCCTTGAGAATGATCTTGAGGATTTATTATCAATGAAGAAAGCGTTGAGATTATATAAAGACTGCTATAAACAAATGGGAGATGAGGCACTATCTTGGAGCGATTTTGATCGCCTATCGAAGGAATTCGTTGCAGAGTACGAGGGGTTATTGGAAGAAGATGAACTGCCTTGGGCATCTGAGGAGGTAGTGTTAATTTTCCAAAAACAATTCAGATGGTTACGAGAGTCTAAAAGTAAAGTCTGGATACAGAATTGGATTGACAGGGTAAAAAATGTGGAATCTATGACTGCAAAACAGGCAAATGAATTTATGAGTGAATTAATAAAAACTCCTACATTTTTAACTGACGATCATAAGAAGCAGTTGGCTGGAATAGTAGAAAAAGTCGACAATCATCTAAATAACCTTAGTGTTGAATGGCTGGTAGAAAAGTTCAAAGAACTCTCCAAAGATAGAAAACTTCAATTCTTGGAAACCATAAAACATTTATTAAATTAA
- a CDS encoding conserved hypothetical protein (Evidence 4 : Unknown function but conserved in other organisms), giving the protein MIFDFKTAGVILALTAPFVLLTIWAVTSAARREFKSLGQKALWMLTASIPFVGFALYLIFGMRRGKKPGAQTD; this is encoded by the coding sequence ATGATATTTGATTTCAAAACAGCCGGGGTCATCCTCGCCCTGACGGCGCCCTTTGTCCTTTTGACCATCTGGGCCGTGACCAGCGCGGCCCGGAGGGAATTCAAATCCCTTGGCCAGAAAGCCCTGTGGATGCTCACGGCCTCCATTCCCTTTGTCGGATTCGCCCTTTACCTGATTTTCGGGATGAGAAGGGGAAAAAAACCCGGGGCGCAGACCGATTGA
- a CDS encoding Protein MltB, with product MKKMDERMTTVSLKLSRTPFLTLFLRFFLIFFLIWGVASPAPAMEKRMRPHFEGLKKRLEADGFSRERLKAVYSGPDVFFDTKSVSLFFTHMEGSLNYGQFSAPASIQKARTYMLKHAGTLELAREVYGSSPEVITAILLVETRLGSFVGRSHVLSVLSTLSSLSDAKARKALWAAIPAKKRMSLKKFKEKARKKSAWAYKELAAFLRHTQKEKIDPGKILGSYAGAMGIPQFMPSNIAPLARDGDMDGRVDLFSHADAIMSVGHYLERHGWRPGLGAKKARKVIFSYNRSDYYVDAILKIAKLLDSKQKKD from the coding sequence TTGAAAAAAATGGATGAGCGCATGACCACGGTTTCTTTAAAATTATCAAGGACGCCTTTTTTAACGCTTTTTTTACGCTTTTTCCTGATCTTTTTTCTGATATGGGGGGTTGCTTCCCCGGCGCCGGCCATGGAAAAAAGAATGAGGCCCCATTTTGAGGGCCTGAAAAAAAGGCTGGAGGCCGACGGGTTCAGCAGGGAACGGCTCAAGGCGGTTTACAGCGGGCCGGATGTTTTTTTCGACACCAAAAGCGTCTCTCTTTTTTTCACGCACATGGAAGGCTCGCTCAACTACGGGCAGTTTTCCGCCCCCGCCTCGATCCAAAAGGCCCGGACTTACATGCTCAAACACGCCGGGACTCTGGAGCTGGCCCGGGAGGTCTACGGCTCCTCGCCGGAGGTCATCACCGCCATTCTGCTGGTGGAGACGCGCCTGGGGAGTTTCGTGGGAAGGTCCCATGTCTTAAGCGTGCTGTCCACCCTGTCGTCTTTGTCCGACGCAAAGGCCCGAAAGGCCCTTTGGGCCGCGATACCGGCCAAAAAACGGATGTCTTTGAAAAAGTTCAAAGAAAAGGCCCGGAAAAAATCCGCGTGGGCCTACAAAGAGCTGGCGGCGTTTTTGCGCCACACCCAAAAAGAAAAAATCGACCCCGGGAAAATTCTCGGGTCGTACGCCGGGGCCATGGGCATTCCCCAGTTCATGCCCAGCAATATCGCCCCCCTGGCCCGGGACGGGGACATGGACGGACGTGTGGACCTGTTTTCCCACGCCGACGCCATCATGAGCGTGGGCCACTACCTGGAGCGCCACGGCTGGCGCCCGGGCCTGGGCGCCAAAAAGGCCCGGAAGGTGATCTTCTCCTACAACCGGAGCGATTATTATGTGGACGCCATTTTAAAGATCGCCAAACTTCTTGACTCAAAACAAAAAAAAGATTAA
- a CDS encoding putative Histidinol-phosphatase (Evidence 3 : Putative function from multiple computational evidences; Product type e : enzyme), producing the protein MIDCHIHTRLCGHARGPMEAYVTRALERGLDAICFLDHLFEPDGRDGLSMTFKEIPLYFQAVQRLRRRHRGRIDIKAGLEADFDPRRFQELADACRPFDFDVIAGAVHFPGGVDIASRRSPLKTGEADPDRIYETYFETLGQMAETGFFDVVCHFDLPKKFGVVFPSRSFDREIHDVLLKIKAAGMAVEANAAGFDHAAAEPYPGPDIMRKCFEMGIDAVPGSDAHSPDQVGRHIPRVIEMMRAAGYGHMTIFEKREKKKLPITF; encoded by the coding sequence ATGATCGACTGCCACATTCATACCCGACTCTGCGGCCACGCCCGGGGCCCCATGGAGGCCTATGTGACCCGGGCGCTGGAGCGGGGCCTGGACGCCATCTGCTTCCTGGATCACCTGTTTGAGCCTGATGGCCGGGACGGTCTTTCCATGACGTTTAAGGAAATTCCTCTGTACTTCCAGGCGGTTCAAAGGCTCAGGCGCCGCCACAGGGGCCGGATCGACATCAAAGCCGGCCTGGAGGCGGACTTTGACCCCCGGCGCTTCCAGGAGCTGGCCGACGCCTGCCGGCCCTTTGATTTTGACGTGATCGCCGGGGCGGTCCATTTCCCGGGCGGGGTGGACATCGCGAGCCGCCGCTCCCCCTTGAAAACAGGGGAGGCCGATCCCGACCGGATTTATGAGACCTATTTTGAGACGCTGGGCCAAATGGCGGAAACCGGTTTTTTTGACGTGGTCTGCCATTTTGATCTGCCCAAAAAATTCGGCGTGGTTTTTCCCTCCCGTTCCTTTGACCGGGAAATCCATGACGTTTTATTGAAAATAAAGGCCGCCGGCATGGCCGTTGAGGCGAACGCCGCCGGTTTCGATCACGCGGCCGCCGAGCCCTATCCCGGTCCGGACATCATGCGAAAATGCTTTGAGATGGGGATCGACGCCGTTCCGGGCTCAGACGCCCATTCCCCGGATCAGGTGGGCAGACACATCCCCCGGGTCATTGAAATGATGCGGGCGGCGGGATACGGGCATATGACGATTTTTGAAAAAAGGGAAAAGAAAAAACTTCCCATAACCTTTTGA
- the radA gene encoding DNA repair protein RadA, protein MGKCPDCGQWDVFSEEAASGKLSGSRASSLSGALSGSISTAGPALLESIEMTDHKRLLTGMEELDRVLGGGLTPGSVALIGGDPGIGKSTIMLQALDGLSRKGLKTLYVSGEESPRQIRIRSERLFDTPPGLLVVSENSVEAILVMMENLKPDALVIDSIQTMFSADLTSAPGSVTQVRESTMRLMMAAKKTGAPMFLVGHVTKDGAIAGPRVMEHMVDTVLYFEGDGNHMFRILRAVKNRFGSTNEIGVFEMKGKGLVQVPNPSSIFISGRPENVPGSVVTASMGGSRPILVELQALVCASNLGTPRRTILGLDPNRVALLAAVMERKMGLALAGHDIFLNVTGGVKIDEPAADMGIVAAIASSFLDKPAPPGAAIFGEVGLTGEIRGVSRMERRIMEAKKMGFTQCLTPYGSHKRMGKIDGIKIIGVRNLAEAAEALF, encoded by the coding sequence ATGGGCAAATGCCCGGACTGCGGCCAGTGGGACGTCTTTTCCGAAGAGGCGGCGTCCGGAAAACTTTCCGGGAGCCGGGCCTCGTCCCTATCCGGCGCCCTTTCAGGGTCCATTTCAACCGCCGGACCCGCGCTCCTGGAATCCATCGAAATGACCGACCACAAGCGCCTGCTCACCGGCATGGAGGAGCTGGACCGCGTTCTCGGGGGGGGCCTGACGCCGGGCTCGGTGGCCCTCATCGGGGGAGATCCGGGCATCGGCAAATCCACCATCATGCTCCAGGCCCTGGACGGCCTGTCCCGGAAGGGGCTCAAGACGCTCTACGTGTCGGGAGAGGAGTCTCCCCGTCAGATACGGATTCGCAGCGAAAGGCTGTTTGACACGCCCCCCGGACTGCTGGTGGTGTCTGAAAACAGTGTGGAGGCCATTCTGGTCATGATGGAAAATTTAAAACCCGACGCGCTGGTGATCGACTCCATCCAGACCATGTTCAGCGCGGATCTGACCTCGGCGCCGGGCAGCGTCACCCAGGTCCGGGAATCCACCATGCGCCTGATGATGGCGGCCAAAAAAACCGGGGCGCCCATGTTCCTGGTGGGCCATGTGACCAAGGACGGCGCCATCGCGGGCCCCCGGGTCATGGAGCACATGGTGGACACGGTGCTTTACTTTGAAGGGGACGGAAACCACATGTTCCGCATTCTGCGGGCCGTGAAAAACCGATTCGGCTCCACCAATGAGATCGGCGTGTTCGAGATGAAGGGAAAGGGGCTGGTCCAGGTCCCGAACCCGTCTTCCATTTTTATTTCCGGACGGCCCGAAAATGTCCCCGGATCGGTGGTCACCGCCAGTATGGGGGGAAGCCGCCCCATCCTGGTGGAGCTTCAGGCGCTGGTGTGCGCCTCGAACCTGGGAACGCCCCGGAGAACCATCCTGGGCCTGGACCCGAACCGGGTGGCCCTTCTGGCCGCCGTGATGGAAAGAAAAATGGGGCTGGCCCTGGCCGGGCACGATATCTTTTTAAATGTCACCGGCGGGGTAAAAATAGACGAGCCGGCGGCGGACATGGGGATCGTGGCCGCCATCGCGTCCAGTTTCCTGGACAAACCGGCGCCGCCGGGGGCCGCCATTTTCGGCGAGGTGGGCCTCACCGGGGAAATTCGGGGCGTGAGCCGGATGGAAAGACGAATCATGGAGGCCAAAAAAATGGGATTCACCCAATGCCTGACGCCATACGGCAGCCACAAGCGCATGGGAAAAATAGACGGAATTAAAATCATCGGGGTCAGGAACCTGGCCGAGGCGGCGGAGGCGCTGTTTTGA
- the rlmE gene encoding Ribosomal RNA large subunit methyltransferase E translates to MKGRRTKRRPPKPKSGRASDFYSRRAKKERFPARSVYKLKEIQAKFKLIKKKDRVLDLGCRPGSWLIFAAGEAGPAGKVVGVDLHPLSIALPPNAEFVQADMLSLSDPDYARMGGAFDVVLSDAAPATTGVKTADAARSYALCEAALSIAGDVLREGGSMACKIFVGEEFSHFNDLMKQRFKRFKIFKPQSCRKASREIYVIGSGYRTR, encoded by the coding sequence TTGAAAGGCCGGCGGACAAAACGACGGCCCCCCAAACCCAAATCGGGCCGGGCTTCGGATTTTTATTCCCGGCGGGCCAAAAAAGAGCGTTTCCCGGCCCGGTCGGTGTACAAGCTCAAGGAGATCCAGGCCAAATTCAAACTCATCAAAAAAAAGGACCGGGTCCTGGACCTGGGGTGCCGGCCGGGCTCATGGCTGATTTTCGCGGCCGGCGAGGCCGGGCCCGCCGGCAAGGTAGTGGGGGTGGACCTCCATCCCCTTTCCATCGCCCTTCCCCCCAACGCCGAGTTTGTCCAGGCGGATATGCTTTCCCTGTCGGACCCGGACTATGCGCGGATGGGCGGGGCGTTTGACGTGGTTTTAAGCGACGCGGCGCCCGCCACCACCGGCGTCAAAACCGCGGACGCGGCCCGCTCATACGCGCTTTGCGAAGCGGCGCTGTCCATCGCCGGGGATGTCCTGAGGGAAGGCGGCTCCATGGCGTGCAAAATTTTTGTGGGGGAGGAGTTTTCCCATTTCAACGATTTAATGAAACAGCGTTTTAAAAGATTCAAAATATTCAAACCCCAAAGCTGCCGAAAGGCCAGCCGGGAAATATACGTGATCGGATCGGGATACCGAACAAGATAA
- a CDS encoding putative transcriptional regulatory protein (Evidence 3 : Putative function from multiple computational evidences; Product type r : regulator) yields the protein MSGHSKWSSIKHKKGAADAKRGKIFTKLIKEITVAARFGGGDPAGNPRLRTAIAAAKNENMPKDNIARAVKKGTGELEGVSYEEVSYEGYGPGGAAVLVESLTDNKNRAVADIRHIFSKAGGNLGENGCVAWMFDQKGYIAVEKSAADEDLVMETAIEAGADDVRDDDALIEIITDPGDFEAVHASIKEESIEYIAAEVTMLPQTAVDLSGKEAEQMVRLMEALEDCEDVQKVYTNADIPDEIAEGA from the coding sequence ATGTCGGGACACAGCAAATGGTCTAGCATCAAACATAAAAAAGGGGCGGCGGACGCCAAAAGAGGCAAAATTTTCACCAAATTGATCAAGGAAATCACGGTGGCGGCCCGTTTCGGGGGGGGAGACCCGGCGGGAAATCCGCGCCTGAGGACCGCCATCGCGGCGGCCAAAAACGAAAACATGCCCAAAGACAACATCGCGCGGGCCGTCAAAAAGGGAACCGGGGAGCTGGAGGGGGTCAGCTATGAGGAGGTGTCCTACGAGGGATACGGCCCGGGCGGGGCCGCCGTTCTCGTGGAATCCCTCACCGACAATAAAAACCGGGCCGTGGCCGACATCCGCCACATTTTCAGCAAGGCCGGGGGCAACCTGGGGGAAAACGGGTGCGTGGCGTGGATGTTTGACCAGAAGGGCTACATCGCGGTGGAAAAATCCGCCGCCGATGAGGACCTGGTCATGGAGACCGCCATTGAGGCGGGCGCGGACGATGTGCGCGACGATGACGCCCTGATCGAGATCATCACCGACCCCGGGGATTTTGAGGCCGTCCACGCCTCCATCAAGGAAGAATCCATCGAATATATCGCGGCGGAGGTCACCATGCTTCCCCAGACCGCGGTGGACCTTTCCGGAAAGGAGGCCGAGCAGATGGTCCGCCTGATGGAGGCGCTGGAAGACTGCGAGGATGTTCAAAAGGTGTACACCAACGCCGACATTCCCGATGAAATCGCCGAAGGGGCCTGA